Proteins from a single region of Melanotaenia boesemani isolate fMelBoe1 chromosome 3, fMelBoe1.pri, whole genome shotgun sequence:
- the LOC121636995 gene encoding protein B4 — MPPKKPAADSEDPTEPTSADAPAKDTAGKNSDAAAQRRLTAHPSTAVMVREALQALDSRKGVSSQAIQNYIKQKYPSVDLVRLKHFVRNSLKKGIENGTLVRPANSSITTGALGKFRLAPKVKESKPKSENTDPNVKTVSKEENEDKKPRKAGTSKKTSKNEVTKSSEDLKPPKKTKKDEGAAPSKVPPAKKPKPKKADAKGDEEGSTDSTKSKPAKTIKKVKTVKASQSKAAKAGSDAPAVKATGKRGKKPVE, encoded by the exons ATGCCTCCCAAAAAACCAGCAGCGGACTCTGAGGATCCTACTGAGCCCACCTCAGCCGATGCCCCTGCGAAAGACACTGCTGGAAAAAATTCAG ATGCTGCGGCACAGCGCAGGCTTACAGCTCATCCTTCCACGGCGGTTATGGTGAGGGAGGCACTCCAGGCTCTAGATTCGCGCAAAGGGGTGTCATCCCAAGCGATACAGAACTACATTAAGCAAAAATACCCCTCTGTGGATTTGGTGAGGTTGAAGCACTTTGTCCGCAATTCCCTGAAAAAGGGAATAGAAAATGGCACGTTGGTGAGACCTGCTAACTCCAGTATCACTACAGGAGCTCTGGGGAAGTTCAGG CTTGCTCCAAAGGTCAAAGAGTCAAAGCCAAAAAGCGAGAACACGGATCCCAATGTGAAAACTgtttcaaaagaagaaaatgaagacaaGAAGCCCAGAAAAGCAG gtaCCTCAAAGAAGACCTCTAAAAATGAGGTGACAAAGTCTTCAGAG gaCTTAAAGCCTCCCAAAAAGACTAAGAAAGATGAAGGGGCTGCTCCTTCAAAGGTACCCCCTGCAAAGAAGCCAAAACCTAAAAAAGCTGATGCAAAAGGGGATGAAGAGGGAAGCACTGATTCAACTAAATCTAAACCAGCCAAAACTATCAAAAAGGTCAAAACCGTGAAGGCGTCCCAAAGCAAAGCTGCTAAGGCAGGCAGCGATGCCCCTGCAGTCAAAGCGACTGGAAAACGAGGGAAAAAGCCTGTGGAGTAA